The Desulfuromonas sp. genome includes a region encoding these proteins:
- a CDS encoding response regulator, translating to MATILLVDDVELFLEVEKSFLEDSGHTVVTAKSGEEALSKLDRVEPDLALLDLYLPEIDGDEVCRRLRAGERWRRLPVIMVTAAGKQEEILKCLDAGCDDYLTKPVNKKDLLEKVDRLLGAVRGRTASRTPVSLQVQIRGNNRSLGGYAQDISKNGIYVKSRTTLKPGTAVELQLGLPGGRQLPLLGKVKRVQKGAEPGLGIYFIHPEPEGLRALQELAEKAHEGDASAVQPAEGEDLREQNIRLLQRIGEMEEENREFADQIVRAEQVNNTLTNLYIAASKLHSVLDRGRVVYIVKEVVINLVGAEKFALLELNKNSGELRCQATEGFEDEEFPSLAPGEGVFGKVLSGGESFFAQGAVPEGSDDPRNPLAAIPLKIKGETLGVLAIYRLFVQKERFEEVDFQLFSMLAGHAATALFTATLYEASERKAETYRGVMDLLLR from the coding sequence ATGGCAACCATTCTGCTGGTCGATGACGTTGAACTCTTTCTCGAAGTGGAGAAGTCTTTTCTGGAGGACAGCGGCCACACCGTGGTGACCGCCAAGTCGGGGGAGGAGGCCCTGTCCAAGCTCGACCGGGTCGAGCCGGACCTGGCCCTTCTCGATCTCTATCTGCCCGAAATCGACGGTGACGAGGTCTGTCGCCGTCTCCGGGCAGGCGAGCGCTGGCGGCGGCTCCCGGTCATCATGGTCACCGCGGCGGGCAAGCAGGAGGAGATCCTCAAGTGCCTGGACGCCGGCTGCGACGACTATCTCACCAAGCCGGTCAACAAGAAGGACCTGCTCGAAAAGGTCGACCGCCTTCTCGGCGCCGTCAGGGGGCGAACAGCCTCCCGGACCCCGGTCAGCCTGCAGGTCCAGATCCGGGGCAACAACCGCAGCCTTGGCGGCTATGCCCAGGATATCTCCAAAAACGGCATCTACGTCAAAAGCCGCACCACCCTCAAACCCGGAACGGCCGTCGAACTTCAGCTCGGACTGCCGGGCGGCCGGCAACTGCCGCTGCTGGGCAAGGTCAAACGGGTCCAGAAGGGGGCCGAACCGGGACTCGGGATCTACTTCATCCACCCCGAGCCAGAAGGGCTCAGGGCCCTGCAGGAGCTGGCCGAAAAGGCCCATGAGGGGGATGCGTCCGCAGTTCAACCCGCCGAGGGCGAGGATCTGAGGGAGCAGAATATCCGCTTGCTCCAGCGCATCGGGGAGATGGAGGAGGAGAACCGGGAGTTCGCCGATCAGATCGTGCGCGCCGAACAGGTCAACAACACCCTGACCAACCTCTACATCGCCGCCTCCAAGCTGCACTCGGTCCTGGACCGGGGCAGGGTGGTGTATATCGTCAAGGAGGTGGTGATCAACCTGGTGGGGGCCGAAAAGTTCGCCCTGCTCGAGTTGAATAAAAATTCGGGAGAGCTCCGCTGCCAGGCCACCGAGGGGTTCGAGGACGAAGAGTTCCCCTCCCTGGCCCCGGGAGAGGGGGTCTTCGGCAAGGTTCTGAGCGGGGGAGAAAGCTTCTTCGCCCAAGGTGCGGTTCCCGAGGGCTCCGACGATCCTCGCAATCCCCTTGCCGCGATCCCCCTCAAGATCAAGGGTGAAACCCTGGGCGTACTGGCGATCTACCGCCTCTTTGTCCAGAAGGAGCGCTTCGAAGAGGTGGACTTTCAGCTCTTCTCCATGCTCGCCGGGCATGCGGCCACCGCCCTGTTCACCGCCACCCTCTACGAGGCCTCCGAGCGCAAGGCGGAGACCTACCGCGGGGTCATGGACCTGCTCCTGCGCTGA
- a CDS encoding MXAN_5187 C-terminal domain-containing protein, with product MPDQTRNERDRIARDLAEIEHSMKTLVILYDQYFNGVEKREPMKDRETLAKRLRRFANRRIMQTDLRFKYQNLATRYHSYAGYWDRILRQMDEGRFVRPGSRRGGARQGAPPPESEFDGLYRDYLEAHRSCQVAGPTPSREQIAAFLEQQKGKIREQFGERDVAFRIVTEAGRPKIKVRVKK from the coding sequence ATGCCGGACCAAACGAGAAACGAACGCGACCGCATCGCCCGGGACCTGGCCGAAATCGAGCACAGTATGAAGACTCTGGTTATCCTGTACGACCAGTACTTCAACGGGGTGGAAAAGCGCGAGCCGATGAAAGACCGCGAGACCCTGGCGAAACGACTGCGCCGCTTCGCCAACCGCCGCATCATGCAGACCGACCTGCGCTTCAAGTACCAGAACCTGGCAACCCGATACCACAGTTACGCCGGCTACTGGGACCGCATCCTGCGCCAGATGGACGAGGGGCGCTTCGTCCGCCCCGGCTCCCGAAGGGGCGGGGCTCGGCAAGGGGCGCCGCCTCCCGAGTCGGAATTCGACGGCCTTTACCGGGACTATCTCGAGGCCCACCGCAGCTGCCAGGTTGCCGGGCCGACGCCGAGCCGCGAACAGATCGCGGCGTTCCTGGAGCAGCAGAAGGGAAAGATCCGCGAGCAGTTCGGAGAACGGGACGTGGCCTTCCGGATCGTCACCGAGGCGGGCCGTCCGAAAATCAAAGTCAGGGTCAAGAAATAA
- a CDS encoding patatin-like phospholipase family protein, protein MTQSEGKTALVLAGGGIMGAAYEIGCLTALERLFAPGFSTGRFDMFVGVSAGAVIAALLANRIPPSQLFEAIAREERSVFNFRRSDIYRIDLWEVLGCCGRLAINLPRILWHFHSNRLRLSGSDLFHVLQEQFPAGLFSLGPMQNYLCHSFRTEGIRDAFHLIDPELYIPAYDLDRGERVVFGSEGFRDVHICQAITASSAIPFFFRPHKVGEHYYLDGSTGRVTHLDVALEQGAKLIVVFNPRVPMANDMERACLPSLSLGKCSSIADLGITFAWEQARRIENKEKLDLALAGYRREHPEVDILLIEPPQEESLLFFQSPMSHTARHHVMNHGYHLTLGHLRDLYGEFRQVFARHGIPTTDAHLDAAPPAEVAT, encoded by the coding sequence ATGACCCAAAGCGAAGGAAAAACGGCCCTCGTTCTGGCGGGCGGAGGGATCATGGGGGCGGCCTACGAAATCGGCTGTTTGACCGCCCTCGAGCGCCTCTTCGCGCCGGGCTTCTCCACCGGTCGGTTCGACATGTTCGTCGGGGTCAGCGCCGGGGCGGTCATCGCCGCCCTGCTCGCCAACCGCATCCCCCCCTCCCAGTTGTTCGAGGCCATTGCGCGGGAAGAGCGCAGCGTCTTCAATTTCCGCCGCTCCGATATCTACCGCATCGATCTCTGGGAGGTCCTCGGCTGCTGCGGCCGACTGGCAATCAACCTGCCGCGCATTCTCTGGCACTTCCACAGCAACCGCCTGCGGCTCTCCGGCTCCGACCTGTTCCACGTCCTCCAGGAGCAGTTCCCCGCCGGGCTCTTCTCCCTCGGCCCGATGCAGAACTATCTCTGCCACTCCTTCCGCACGGAGGGGATTCGAGACGCCTTCCACCTCATCGACCCGGAGCTCTACATCCCCGCCTACGACCTGGACCGGGGAGAACGGGTGGTCTTCGGCAGCGAGGGTTTCCGGGACGTCCACATCTGCCAGGCGATCACCGCCTCCAGCGCCATCCCCTTCTTCTTCCGCCCCCACAAGGTCGGGGAGCACTACTACCTGGACGGCTCGACGGGCCGGGTCACCCACCTGGACGTGGCCCTGGAGCAGGGGGCCAAGCTCATCGTCGTCTTCAACCCCCGGGTGCCGATGGCCAACGACATGGAGCGGGCCTGCCTGCCCTCCCTCTCCCTCGGGAAATGCTCCAGCATCGCCGACCTCGGCATCACCTTCGCCTGGGAGCAGGCCCGCCGCATCGAAAACAAGGAAAAGCTGGACCTGGCCCTGGCGGGCTACCGCCGGGAGCACCCCGAGGTGGACATCCTCCTCATCGAGCCGCCCCAGGAAGAGTCGCTCCTCTTTTTCCAGAGCCCCATGAGCCACACCGCCCGTCACCACGTCATGAATCACGGCTATCACCTCACCCTGGGGCATCTGCGCGACCTCTACGGGGAATTTCGGCAGGTCTTTGCCCGGCACGGCATCCCGACCACCGACGCCCACCTGGACGCCGCCCCCCCCGCCGAGGTGGCCACCTGA
- the glmU gene encoding bifunctional UDP-N-acetylglucosamine diphosphorylase/glucosamine-1-phosphate N-acetyltransferase GlmU, translating into MNEQNLAAVVLAAGKGTRMRSGRSKVLHPVAGRPMVRYPVELARSLCCDPAVLVVGHGAEEVQSALAGEDVRFALQAEQLGTGHALLCAEQALDGFAGTLLLLCGDVPLLRRQTLERLLAYHRSQGAAVTVLTAEVPEPHGYGRIVRDGDQVLRIVEEKDATPKEKTIHEINTGIYAFEAPRVFDALRRVGSDNAQGEYYLTDVLEVTRSAGEAVRALAAADAVEIMGINDRVQLARADRLMRRRINEELMRGGVTIVDPEATYIEAGVEIGRDTIVHPGAHLRGATRIGRFCEIDPGAVVTDCVLGDEVHIKAGSVLSESQIGAGTDIGPMAHLRPGTVLTGGNKIGNFVETKKAVIGEGSKASHLTYIGDAEVGADVNIGCGTITCNYDGVAKHKTVIEDGVFVGSDTQFVAPVRIGRGSLIGAGSTITKDVPPDSLALSRAEQKIIEGWALRKKKSGKSKTTK; encoded by the coding sequence ATGAACGAGCAGAATTTGGCAGCGGTCGTCCTGGCCGCGGGGAAGGGAACGCGGATGCGTTCCGGGCGTTCCAAGGTGCTCCATCCGGTGGCGGGGCGGCCGATGGTCCGCTACCCCGTGGAGTTGGCCCGGTCGCTGTGTTGCGACCCGGCGGTTCTGGTGGTCGGCCACGGCGCCGAAGAGGTGCAGTCGGCCTTGGCCGGCGAAGATGTGCGGTTCGCCCTGCAGGCCGAGCAGCTCGGTACCGGCCACGCCCTGCTCTGCGCCGAGCAGGCCCTCGACGGTTTCGCCGGAACCCTGCTGTTGCTGTGCGGGGACGTGCCCCTGCTGCGCCGCCAGACCCTGGAGCGCCTCCTGGCCTACCACCGGAGTCAGGGGGCGGCGGTAACCGTTCTCACCGCCGAGGTTCCCGAACCTCACGGCTACGGGCGCATCGTACGGGACGGCGACCAGGTGCTGCGTATCGTCGAGGAGAAGGACGCCACCCCGAAAGAGAAGACTATTCACGAGATCAACACCGGGATCTACGCCTTCGAGGCGCCGCGGGTCTTCGACGCCCTGCGCCGGGTCGGCAGCGACAACGCCCAGGGCGAGTACTACCTTACCGATGTGCTCGAGGTGACGCGCTCGGCGGGAGAAGCGGTCCGCGCCCTGGCGGCGGCCGATGCCGTGGAGATCATGGGGATCAACGACCGGGTGCAGCTGGCCCGGGCCGACCGCCTCATGCGCCGGCGCATCAACGAGGAGCTGATGCGGGGCGGCGTCACCATCGTCGACCCCGAGGCGACCTACATCGAGGCGGGGGTGGAGATCGGCCGGGACACCATCGTCCACCCCGGAGCCCACCTGCGGGGCGCCACCCGCATCGGCCGCTTCTGCGAGATCGACCCCGGAGCGGTGGTGACCGACTGCGTCCTCGGCGACGAGGTCCACATCAAGGCCGGCTCGGTCCTCAGCGAATCGCAGATCGGCGCGGGCACCGACATCGGCCCCATGGCCCACCTGCGGCCCGGGACGGTGCTGACCGGGGGCAACAAGATCGGCAACTTCGTCGAGACCAAAAAGGCGGTGATCGGGGAGGGTTCCAAGGCCAGTCACCTCACCTATATCGGCGACGCCGAGGTCGGCGCCGACGTCAACATCGGCTGCGGCACCATTACCTGCAACTACGATGGCGTCGCCAAACACAAGACGGTCATCGAGGACGGCGTCTTCGTCGGCAGCGACACCCAGTTCGTCGCCCCGGTGCGCATCGGTCGGGGCAGTCTCATCGGGGCCGGCTCGACCATCACCAAAGACGTCCCTCCCGACTCCCTGGCCCTCTCCCGCGCCGAGCAGAAGATCATCGAGGGATGGGCTTTGCGGAAGAAGAAAAGCGGAAAGAGTAAGACGACGAAATAG
- a CDS encoding response regulator, with protein MTRRKRIGQILVETGTISAEALTRALKRQENFGGLLGQILEEMGTVSERDIAAVLARQFNFQIVRDIAKHSFSPELLGLLDSETAIKKLIFPLRQQGKTLYLAMADPLDMETLDDLSFRTGMRVIPCVTTAGEIQEAVNRHYLQVGSGLKPAWWMVLVVDDHELVRAAAIAALEKEGFHAIEAANGAEWLKAAYEHLPHLIISDTIMPRMDGYDMFRALKANSRTCSITVIALSSRSAAEEEAKLLEKGYFDFVAKPINPVRLMARVKRALKSVYGDSPPFR; from the coding sequence ATGACCAGACGCAAGCGGATCGGCCAGATTCTGGTCGAAACCGGGACGATTAGTGCAGAGGCGTTGACCCGGGCTCTGAAACGGCAGGAAAATTTCGGGGGGCTCCTGGGACAGATTCTGGAGGAGATGGGGACGGTCTCGGAACGGGACATCGCCGCGGTGCTGGCGCGCCAGTTCAATTTTCAGATCGTCCGGGACATCGCCAAGCACTCCTTCTCCCCTGAACTGCTCGGACTGCTCGACAGCGAAACGGCCATCAAAAAGCTGATTTTCCCCCTTCGGCAGCAGGGCAAAACCCTTTACCTGGCCATGGCCGACCCCCTCGATATGGAGACCCTGGACGATCTCTCCTTTCGGACCGGGATGCGTGTCATCCCCTGCGTGACCACCGCCGGTGAAATCCAGGAGGCCGTCAACCGGCACTACCTTCAGGTCGGCAGCGGCCTCAAGCCCGCCTGGTGGATGGTTCTCGTTGTGGACGACCACGAACTGGTTCGCGCGGCCGCCATCGCGGCTCTGGAAAAGGAGGGGTTCCACGCCATCGAGGCCGCCAACGGCGCCGAATGGCTCAAGGCCGCCTACGAGCACCTTCCCCACCTGATCATTTCCGACACGATCATGCCGCGCATGGACGGCTACGACATGTTTCGGGCCCTGAAGGCCAACAGCCGTACCTGCTCCATCACGGTCATCGCACTCTCTTCCCGCTCCGCGGCGGAGGAGGAAGCCAAATTGCTGGAGAAGGGCTATTTCGACTTCGTCGCCAAGCCGATCAACCCGGTCCGCCTCATGGCCCGGGTCAAAAGGGCCCTGAAGTCCGTCTACGGCGACTCCCCACCGTTTCGTTAA
- a CDS encoding thioredoxin family protein, whose translation MRIDILCKPESGKRCEQTLKNVRLALSRAGVEAEVHLYRDRRKMIDNRVYVSPALLIDDSVRIAGRVPEVEEIFRFIAERPRYHKRLQRVA comes from the coding sequence ATGAGGATCGATATCCTTTGCAAGCCGGAGAGTGGGAAACGTTGCGAGCAAACCCTGAAGAACGTACGTCTTGCCCTTTCCCGTGCTGGAGTCGAAGCTGAGGTTCACCTTTACCGCGACAGGCGCAAGATGATCGACAACCGGGTCTACGTTTCGCCGGCCCTGCTCATCGATGACAGCGTACGCATCGCAGGGCGGGTGCCCGAGGTGGAGGAGATTTTCAGGTTCATCGCCGAGCGTCCCCGCTACCACAAGAGGCTTCAGAGGGTCGCCTGA
- the glmS gene encoding glutamine--fructose-6-phosphate transaminase (isomerizing), whose product MCGIVGYIGGQEASPIILDGLRRLEYRGYDSAGIATLDGGKIETRRAEGKLVNLERLLLEHPVKGCRGIGHTRWATHGRPSETNAHPHYAGGIVVVHNGIIENYLALKEKLQGLGHSFRSETDTEIVAHLIDQHYRECGDFEGAVRRALAEVRGAYALAILCEQEPNKLIAAKLGSPLVVGQGEGEFFVASDIPAMLSHTREMVFLEDGEMVIFADGAMQVTDLEGAPVEKEAKTITWSPLMAEKGGYRHFMLKEIYEQPRAIADTLAGRLSEEQGDVYLEGLNLSDADLKGLSKIFIVACGTSWHAALVGKFLIEKLARVPVEVDIASEFRYRDPIVDASSLTVVISQSGETADTLAAMREARGKGGRAVAICNVVESSIARESDGVIYTHAGPEIGVASTKAFTTQLVALVLLSLRLGRARGVLDAAAGRSLLDELVSLPRKVEEALELDGQIEEAARLYMGAADFLYLGRGNQYPIALEGALKLKEISYIHAEGYPAGEMKHGPIALIDENLPVVIVAPHNDTFEKVASNMEEVQARSGRVIAVTDGDGGSLAGKADVVLTLPQTADELMPVLTSIPMQLLAYHIAVLKGTDVDQPRNLAKSVTVE is encoded by the coding sequence ATGTGCGGCATTGTCGGTTACATCGGAGGGCAGGAGGCCAGTCCCATCATCCTTGACGGCCTGCGGCGCCTGGAGTACCGGGGCTACGATTCGGCGGGGATCGCCACCCTCGACGGCGGTAAAATCGAGACCCGGCGCGCCGAGGGCAAGCTGGTCAACCTCGAACGGCTGCTTCTCGAGCATCCCGTGAAGGGCTGCCGCGGCATCGGGCACACCCGCTGGGCGACCCACGGCCGTCCTTCGGAGACCAACGCCCACCCCCACTATGCCGGGGGGATCGTGGTGGTCCACAACGGCATCATCGAGAACTACCTGGCCCTGAAGGAGAAGCTGCAGGGCCTGGGCCACTCCTTCCGTTCGGAGACCGACACCGAGATCGTCGCCCACCTCATCGACCAGCATTATCGTGAATGCGGCGATTTCGAGGGCGCCGTGCGCCGGGCCCTGGCCGAGGTGCGCGGCGCCTACGCCCTGGCCATTCTCTGCGAGCAGGAACCGAACAAGCTCATCGCCGCCAAGCTCGGCTCCCCTCTCGTGGTCGGCCAGGGGGAGGGAGAATTCTTCGTCGCCTCCGACATCCCCGCCATGCTTTCCCACACCCGGGAGATGGTCTTCCTCGAAGACGGCGAGATGGTGATCTTCGCCGACGGCGCCATGCAGGTCACCGACCTGGAGGGGGCCCCCGTCGAGAAAGAAGCAAAGACCATTACCTGGAGCCCCCTGATGGCCGAGAAGGGAGGCTACCGGCACTTCATGCTCAAGGAGATCTACGAGCAGCCGCGGGCCATTGCCGACACTCTGGCCGGGCGGCTCTCCGAGGAGCAGGGGGACGTCTACCTCGAGGGCCTCAACCTCTCCGATGCCGACCTGAAGGGACTGAGCAAGATCTTCATCGTCGCCTGCGGCACATCCTGGCACGCCGCCCTGGTCGGCAAGTTCCTGATCGAGAAGCTGGCCAGGGTTCCCGTGGAGGTCGATATCGCCAGCGAGTTCCGCTACCGCGATCCCATCGTCGACGCCTCCAGCCTGACGGTCGTCATCAGCCAGAGCGGGGAGACCGCCGACACCCTGGCGGCCATGCGCGAGGCCCGGGGCAAGGGGGGCAGGGCGGTGGCGATCTGCAACGTGGTCGAATCCTCCATCGCCCGGGAGAGCGACGGGGTGATCTACACCCACGCCGGGCCGGAGATCGGGGTCGCCTCCACCAAGGCCTTCACCACCCAGCTGGTGGCCCTGGTGCTCCTCTCTCTGCGCCTGGGGCGGGCGCGGGGCGTTCTCGACGCCGCCGCCGGCCGCAGCCTGCTCGACGAGCTGGTCAGCCTGCCGCGCAAGGTGGAAGAGGCCCTCGAGCTCGACGGACAGATCGAGGAGGCAGCCCGGCTCTACATGGGCGCTGCCGACTTCCTCTACCTGGGACGAGGCAACCAGTACCCCATCGCCCTCGAGGGTGCGCTCAAGCTCAAGGAGATCTCCTACATCCACGCCGAGGGCTACCCCGCCGGCGAGATGAAGCACGGCCCCATCGCCCTCATCGACGAAAACCTGCCGGTGGTGATCGTCGCTCCCCACAACGACACCTTCGAAAAGGTGGCGTCCAACATGGAGGAGGTCCAGGCCCGCTCCGGCCGGGTCATCGCGGTCACCGACGGCGACGGCGGGAGCCTCGCGGGCAAGGCCGACGTCGTCCTGACCCTGCCGCAGACCGCCGACGAGCTGATGCCGGTACTCACCTCGATCCCCATGCAGCTGCTCGCCTACCACATCGCCGTGCTCAAAGGGACGGACGTGGACCAGCCCCGCAATCTGGCCAAGAGCGTCACCGTCGAATAA
- a CDS encoding radical SAM protein, whose protein sequence is MIIVLPTLHVRTSAQAVSLAAASLAAALPKKLRTQARLIDLFPERDESEMLEAVRAAGPGLVAIPLYSWSRIPMLALARRFKEQCPEVPVVAGGPEATADPEGVMAEGSLDGVICGEGEETFRELAKALARGQEPPPLPGLVLKGDKLLREGAGRSPAARIEELPSPWLTGVLTPTPGGGVLWEISRGCPFSCDFCFDARGGHGVRHLPRQRLEAELDLFVRSGVSQVWVLDSTFNFPPERGKALLRLIAAKAPGIHFHLEAKADFLDRETAALLAEIPCSVQLGLQSARPEVLRNLNRSFDPRLFEEKARMLSAAGVIFGLDLIYGLPGDSHQGFRQSLLTALQLQPNHVDIFPLAVLPGTALHRDRSRYGLRAQDRPPYEILETITYGAPDLSRSRLLAAATDLFYNLGRAVAFFPALLGATGRDAVTFLEEFAAWALDRGGVERERFLVAESWQPDQILELQKAWLEHLLRQVGRQELLPAARDLVHYHFHYAETLLGEETLPAAGNVPSEPAPWNTPWQRAPGIRLVSFTYEILDLLEMGEIDPVQCSGLFRPVGSTGLFFRRGEEVFCESLQEDFLKLLAGCDGGRCPREIFAGSVPEREGREIVDFAVSEGLLVPPQENGRTKDGRAPDETQRRSRSMTPR, encoded by the coding sequence ATGATTATCGTCCTGCCCACCCTCCACGTGCGTACCTCGGCCCAGGCCGTTTCCCTGGCGGCGGCGAGCCTGGCGGCGGCCCTTCCGAAGAAGCTGCGCACGCAGGCCCGGCTCATCGACCTGTTCCCGGAACGGGACGAGTCGGAGATGCTGGAGGCGGTCCGCGCCGCCGGGCCGGGTCTGGTCGCCATCCCCCTTTATTCGTGGAGCCGGATTCCCATGCTGGCCCTGGCGCGTCGCTTCAAGGAACAATGCCCCGAAGTCCCGGTGGTGGCCGGCGGCCCCGAAGCGACGGCCGACCCAGAGGGCGTGATGGCGGAAGGAAGCCTGGACGGGGTCATCTGCGGCGAGGGGGAGGAGACCTTCCGGGAGCTGGCCAAGGCCCTCGCCCGGGGCCAGGAGCCGCCCCCCCTGCCGGGCCTGGTCCTGAAAGGCGACAAGTTGCTGCGGGAGGGCGCCGGGCGCTCCCCGGCCGCCCGCATCGAGGAGCTGCCCTCCCCCTGGCTGACGGGGGTCCTGACCCCCACCCCGGGAGGCGGAGTGCTCTGGGAGATCTCCCGGGGCTGCCCCTTCAGCTGCGATTTCTGCTTCGACGCCCGCGGCGGGCACGGGGTCCGCCATCTTCCCCGGCAGCGCCTGGAGGCGGAACTCGACCTCTTCGTCCGAAGCGGGGTCTCACAGGTGTGGGTTCTCGACTCGACCTTCAACTTCCCCCCCGAGCGGGGCAAGGCCCTGTTGCGCCTGATCGCCGCAAAGGCCCCCGGGATCCATTTTCACCTGGAGGCCAAGGCCGACTTCCTGGACCGGGAAACGGCCGCCCTGCTCGCGGAGATCCCCTGCTCGGTGCAACTCGGCCTGCAATCCGCCCGCCCGGAGGTGCTGCGCAACCTCAACCGCTCCTTCGACCCCCGGCTGTTCGAGGAGAAGGCCCGAATGCTCTCGGCGGCCGGGGTCATTTTTGGCCTGGACCTCATCTACGGCCTGCCCGGGGACAGTCATCAGGGGTTCCGGCAGAGCCTTCTCACCGCACTCCAGCTCCAGCCCAACCACGTCGATATCTTTCCCCTCGCCGTCCTGCCCGGCACCGCCCTGCACCGCGACCGCAGCCGCTACGGACTGCGGGCCCAAGACCGCCCCCCCTACGAGATACTGGAGACCATCACCTACGGCGCTCCGGATCTTTCCCGGAGCCGCCTACTCGCCGCGGCGACCGACCTGTTCTACAACCTGGGCCGGGCGGTGGCCTTCTTTCCCGCCCTGCTGGGTGCGACGGGCAGAGACGCGGTCACCTTCCTGGAAGAATTCGCCGCCTGGGCCCTCGATCGGGGGGGAGTGGAAAGAGAGCGCTTTCTCGTTGCGGAGAGCTGGCAGCCGGACCAGATCCTGGAACTGCAAAAGGCCTGGTTGGAGCACCTGCTGCGGCAGGTCGGCCGGCAGGAACTGCTCCCCGCCGCCCGGGACCTGGTCCACTATCACTTTCACTACGCCGAAACCCTGCTCGGAGAGGAGACCCTGCCGGCGGCCGGAAACGTCCCGTCGGAACCCGCCCCCTGGAACACCCCATGGCAAAGGGCGCCGGGCATCCGCCTGGTTTCCTTTACCTACGAGATCCTCGACCTTTTGGAGATGGGAGAGATCGACCCGGTGCAATGCTCCGGGCTGTTCCGCCCGGTCGGTTCGACCGGACTGTTCTTTCGAAGGGGCGAGGAGGTGTTCTGCGAGTCCCTTCAGGAGGATTTTCTCAAACTGCTCGCCGGGTGCGACGGCGGACGCTGTCCACGGGAGATCTTCGCCGGAAGCGTCCCGGAGCGGGAGGGAAGGGAAATCGTCGATTTCGCGGTCAGTGAAGGGCTGCTGGTCCCCCCGCAGGAAAACGGAAGGACAAAGGACGGACGGGCTCCGGACGAGACTCAGCGCAGGAGCAGGTCCATGACCCCGCGGTAG